From Penicillium psychrofluorescens genome assembly, chromosome: 1, one genomic window encodes:
- a CDS encoding uncharacterized protein (ID:PFLUO_000712-T1.cds;~source:funannotate): MPVRPSSRSGASAAILPDAHTNDPIDDTMTLDVPEQLLTPEHSRSETSSNNENALPDEKPARRTSTRVKRVSLRAAEALVNTPAPSDESTPTPSEAYVDSLAKAKRSKSSLRHSIAVMESSLWKVAPDEDDTMPDDTTMAPATPISSSSQEPQPDEGASSLQQRTLRKRVEKVLAKEDGPIRTKAAPAKRDSMRRSSRLSVLASDLVGRASSVLGKRSREMGGLGKDLGRRASLRPRNAAPPKEEPAPEPSVKKRRVSESDLSKLQSKEESPSEEPAAPTVPRYKPKRWLSHGLYTGQEPSDSPPKQRRSKNSKKTGTGPMQRKVLPMPMFAGSRLLKTGRDFQLPFDVFSPLPPGQPKPDEWRKTNKNVFVGDAASFWKVNKNLELSKCMCDEDTGCDENCQNRYMFYECDNGNCALGPECGNRSFAELKKRTKAGGKYNVGVEVIKTPDRGYGVRSNRSFEPNQIIVEYTGEIITQFECERRMRNVYKNNEVGRPLSDRGLVTDASLQCYYLMYFDQNMIIDATRGSIARFVNHSCEPNCRMEKWTVAGKPRMALFAGDHGIMTGEELSYDYNFDPYSNKNVQQCRCGASNCRGILGPRPKDKDRVKELAVKPSKKANAKKVAGTKRKIADAVDSAPSRGGKRRKLLTGVKKAINKTRRGKAAKEPTAASKPTGRGRAPAKNVKLPKVKATARVKATVRGPRKNAAAAAKATPASPTKLKRPSPETKKKIIAAASRGSKGGRPRKTEVTSPRKPAAKSPAKSPANNKVTKTTTAKASSSVKGKGWRKGVKSAARSVVQSVKGARK; this comes from the exons ATGCCCGTTCGACCCTCCAGCCGATCCGGCGCGTCCGCCGCGATTCTCCCTGACGCCCATACAAACGACCCCATCGACGACACAATGACCCTCGATGTCCCCGAACAGCTCCTGACGCCCGAGCACAGCCGCTCCGAGACATCAAGCAACAATGAAAACGCGTTACCCGACGAGAAACCCGCCCGGCGGACCTCAACACGAGTGAAACGCGTTTCGCTGCGAGCGGCTGAGGCTCTCGTCAACACGCCCGCCCCAAGCGATGAGTCTACCCCCACGCCGAGTGAGGCTTACGTCGACAGCCTCGCGAAGGCTAAGCGGTCGAAATCCTCTCTGCGGCATAGTATTGCCGTGATGGAGTCGTCTCTGTGGAAGGTGGCCCCGGATGAAGATGACACCATGCCCGATGACACCACAATGGCCCCCGCGACCCCGATTTCGAGTTCTTCGCAGGAACCCCAGCCAGACGAAGGAGCCTCGTCGCTCCAGCAGCGGACATTGCGTAAACGCGTGGAGAAGGTCCTGGCCAAGGAAGATGGACCGATCAGGACTAAGGCTGCTCCTGCGAAACGCGATTCTATGCGACGGTCGTCTCGTCTCAGTGTGCTGGCGTCTGATCTGGTGGGCAGAGCCAGCAGCGTTCTGGGGAAACGCTCGAGAGAAATGGGAGGACTAGGAAAAGACCTTGGCCGACGTGCCAGTCTTCGGCCGCGAAATGCCGCCCCGCCGAAGGAGGAGCCTGCACCTGAGCCGTCCGTGAAGAAACGACGCGTCTCCGAGAGTGATCTGTCGAAGCTGCAATCCAAGGAAGAATCACCGTCTGAAGAGCCTGCCGCACCCACAGTGCCCCGTTATAAACCCAAGCGGTGGTTATCTCATGGGCTGTACACGGGCCAGGAACCGAGCGATTCGCCGCCGAAACAACGGCGGAGCAAGAACTCCAAGAAGACCGGTACTGGTCCTATGCAGCGGAAGGTTCTCCCCATGCCCATGTTTGCAGGCTCTCGGCTGCTGAAGACTGGGAGGGATTTCCAGCTTCCCTTTGATGTTTTCTCTCCGCTTCCTCCTGGCCAACCCAAGCCGGATGAATGGCGGAAGACCAACAAGA ATGTCTTCGTGGGAGATGCCGCGAGCTTTTGGAAGGTGAACAAGAATCTGGAACTGTCGAAGTGTATGTGCGACGAAGATACCGGCTGTGATGAAAACTGTCAAAATCGCTACATGTTTTATGAGTGCGACAATGGGAACTGCGCGCTGGGGCCTGAGTGCGGTAATCGAAGCTTCGCAGAGCTCAAGAAGCGAACCAAGGCCGGCGGGAAGTACAATGTCGGGGTGGAGGTTATCAAGACCCCAGATCGAGGATATGGCGTCCGCAGCAACCGCTCCTTCGAGCCCAATCAGATTATTGTGGAGTACACGGGAGAAATCATCACACAGTTTGAATGTGAgcggaggatgaggaatGTCTACAAGAACAACGAGGTTGGTAGGCCCCTCTCGGACCGTGGACTGGTTACTGATGCAAGCTTGCAGTGCTATTACCTCATGTACTTCGATCAAAACATGATCATCGATGCTACACGCGGTTCTATCGCACGCTTTGTCAATCACTCCTGCGAGCCCAATTGCCGCATGGAGAAATGGACCGTTGCTGGAAAGCCGCGCATGGCACTCTTTGCGGGGGATCATGGGATCATGACAGGAGAGGAGTTGAGCTACGACTACAACTTTGA CCCGTACTCCAACAAGAATGTCCAACAGTGTCGCTGTGGAGCGTCCAATTGTCGAGGTATTCTGGGCCCGCGGCCCAAGGACAAGGACCGTGTCAAGGAACTTGCGGTCAAGCCTTCCAAGAAGGCAAATGCCAAAAAGGTCGCCGGCACGAAACGCAAGATTGCAGATGCCGTTGATAGCGCGCCGTCGCGAGGAGGCAAGAGGCGCAAGCTTCTGACTGGTGTTAAGAAAGCCATCAACAAGACCAGACGCGGAAAAGCCGCCAAAGAGCCCACTGCTGCTTCCAAGCCCACTGGGCGGGGTCGAGCTCCAGCCAAAAACGTGAAACTGCCCAAGGTCAAAGCCACTGCCCGGGTTAAGGCAACAGTTCGTGGTCCTCGCAAGAacgcagcggcggcagcgaaAGCAACACCGGCTTCCCCGACCAAACTCAAGCGACCTTCtcccgagaccaagaagaaaatcattgctgctgcttcgcggGGCTCCAAGGGTGGGAGACCCAGGAAGACTGAGGTGACCTCTCCTCGCAAGCCTGCTGCGAAGTCTCCAGCCAAGAGTCCAGCCAACAACAAAGTGACCAAAACCACTACTGCGAAGGCTTCGAGCTCCGTTAAGGGGAAGGGCTGGCGCAAAGGCGTGAAGAGTGCTGCTCGGAGTGTTGTACAGTCTGTCAAGGGAGCGAGGAAGTAG
- a CDS encoding uncharacterized protein (ID:PFLUO_000713-T1.cds;~source:funannotate), which yields MANSDRPDTRDTNHSPTSPTYPNVLGIPRPPSVGGISSRMTDVASDDGQRSPNSPTFASPPPSLYARPSVSRRGGPPPTRHPSVAASQGTSRPGSASSRFSRSHVSSMAAQAFFRPMSSQRLQAHRGTRPMTKGTAASTDDWTPDQGNPNRRSLVSNSTLPQGPLPAGDMEVPPSRGTEFTDPIIPDRNTSNASPTAETTVRSLGESVRLLRDREQQGNNRPRPAHLNLSANFNGRGMQDAPITPKSPLSFLNKTPARESHDARGHARLSSAGSSPGPSPLDMKRERLPRPNPGKNYEYFTGNTLFMGGGRLQNSRDKPVNIATGFMVVVPAALFFAFSAPWLWHNISPAIPICFAYVFYLCFSSFVHASVVDPGIMPRNVHAQPPQDPSDDPLALGPPTNDWVMVKLATSEVAAMDVPVKYCKTCNIWRPPRCYHCRVCDNCVETLDHHCVWLNNCVGRRNYRYFFAFVSSATMLALFLIGASLAHILVYMSRENISFGAAISKWRVPFAMVIYGALAFPYPTSLWLYHLYLVGRGETTREYLNSHKFTKADRHRPFTQGNSIRNWMAVFGRPRPPTYLQFKRLYEEGDQRFGMQKRKDRVPDVEAQAGIEMHAVGPARPT from the coding sequence ATGGCGAACTCGGATCGCCCAGACACCCGCGATACAAACCACTCGCCGACGTCGCCAACATACCCCAATGTGTTGGGGATCCCTCGTCCCCCCTCTGTGGGAGGGATCTCGTCCCGAATGACGGATGTTGCCTCAGACGATGGCCAACGCTCCCCAAATTCTCCAACATTTGCGTCACCCCCGCCTTCGCTCTATGCGCGTCCCTCAGTCTCTAGGCGTGGCGGCCCGCCACCGACAAGACATCCCTCTGTTGCTGCGAGCCAAGGGACAAGTCGACCGGGCAGTGCTAGCAGCCGATTCAGCAGATCCCATGTctcgtccatggcggcaCAGGCATTCTTCCGTCCTATGAGCTCGCAACGACTCCAAGCACACCGCGGAACGCGGCCGATGACCAAAGGAACGGCGGCGTCGACGGATGACTGGACGCCAGACCAGGGAAATCCAAATCGGAGAAGTCTGGTTTCCAACAGCACGCTTCCTCAGGGTCCTCTTCCTGCCGGAGACATGGAAGTTCCACCATCTCGAGGCACCGAGTTCACAGACCCGATTATTCCTGATCGAAACACTTCCAACGCGAGTCCTACGGCCGAAACAACCGTCCGAAGCCTGGGTGAGAGTGTCCGGCTCCTTCGTGACCGTGAACAACAGGGGAATAATAGACCGCGACCTGCTCATCTAAATCTGAGTGCGAACTTCAACGGTCGAGGCATGCAAGACGCTCCCATAACTCCCAAGTCGCCACTGTCTTTTCTGAACAAGACACCAGCCCGTGAGAGTCACGATGCCCGGGGCCACGCCCGATTGTCCTCCGCTGGCTCGTCGCCAGGACCTAGCCCTCTCGATATGAAAAGGGAGCGTTTGCCCAGGCCCAATCCAGGCAAAAATTATGAATACTTCACTGGCAATACTCTCTTCATGGGAGGTGGACGCTTGCAGAACTCGAGAGACAAGCCCGTTAATATCGCCACGGGGTTCATGGTGGTTGTACCGGCTGCTTTgttcttcgccttctcggcccCTTGGTTGTGGCATAACATCTCCCCTGCCATTCCCATTTGCTTTGCATATGTATTCTACCTATGCTTTTCGTCATTTGTGCACGCATCTGTCGTCGACCCGGGCATCATGCCCCGGAATGTGCACGCTCAGCCTCCCCAAGATCCCTCCGACGACCCCTTGGCCCTGGGACCCCCCACCAATGACTGGGTTATGGTCAAACTCGCTACGTCCGAGGTGGCTGCGATGGATGTGCCTGTCAAATACTGCAAGACCTGCAATATCTGgcgtcctcctcgctgctACCATTGCCGAGTTTGCGACAACTGTGTCGAGACCCTGGACCACCACTGTGTCTGGCTCAACAATTGTGTCGGCCGTCGGAACTACCGGTACTTTTTCGCATTCGTCAGCTCAGCAACTATGCTGGCGCTGTTTTTGATCGGTGCCAGTCTCGCCCATATTTTGGTCTACATGTCGCGTGAGAACATCTCTTTTGGCGCTGCGATCTCCAAATGGAGAGTCCCCTTCGCCATGGTCATCTACGGCGCGCTCGCCTTCCCATACCCTACTTCCCTGTGGCTGTATCATTTGTACTTGGTCGGACGCGGCGAGACTACTCGAGAGTACCTCAACTCCCACAAGTTTACCAAAGCGGATCGCCACCGGCCATTCACCCAGGGGAACAGCATCAGGAATTGGATGGCTGTTTTTGGGCGTCCCCGACCTCCCACCTACTTGCAGTTCAAGCGGCTCTATGAAGAAGGCGACCAGCGCTTTGGCATGCAGAAGCGCAAGGATCGCGTCCCCGATGTCGAGGCTCAAGCGGGCATTGAAATGCACGCCGTTGGGCCGGCTCGTCCCACTTGA
- a CDS encoding uncharacterized protein (ID:PFLUO_000714-T1.cds;~source:funannotate) produces the protein MSSIASLAARRALARQPLFRAPPRRFASSFEEASLDKAPKRDPELYVLLGVMSGAFLIAGWYFGSKPTSVNSESNVRIGESAMPWEHTTQDGKVYKYQYHPHGDKNQPLRAAPSAMNTVIVPNVALPEDLHERFNKYGKEEWDY, from the exons atgtcctcTATTGCTTCCCTGGCTGCTCGCCGGGCTCTGGCCCGTCAGCCCCTCTTCCGCGCCCCTCCGCGTCGCTTCGCCTCCTCGTTCGAGGAAGCCAGCCTCGACAAGGCCCCCAAGCGTGACCCGGAGCTCTAC GTTCTCCTGGGTGTCATGTCCGGTGCTTTTCTGATTGCCGGCTG GTACTTCGGCAGCAAGCCCACCTCCGTGAACTCGGAGAGCAATGTCCGCATCGGCGAGAGCGCCATGCCCTGGGAGCACACCACTCAGGATGGCAAGGTCTACAAATACCAGTACCACCCGCACGGCGACAAGAACCAGCCCCTCCGCGCTGCTCCGAGCGCCATGAACACGGTCATCGTGCCCAATGTGGCTCTGCCCGAGGACCTGCACGAGCGCTTCAACAAGTACGGCAAGGAGGAGTGGGACTACTAA
- a CDS encoding uncharacterized protein (ID:PFLUO_000715-T1.cds;~source:funannotate) has translation MGQKAKDTLGVRPQSRSGRSPSRSPRPKDRKKQEAVKAQSYASDGVKEVNIFNLSGSDYQLLALVTLIAAAVRLFRIYQPTSVVFDEVHFGGFASKYIKGKFFMDVHPPLAKLLITLAGWLAGFDGEFDFKDIGKDYLEPGVPYVAMRMLPAILGILTVSLMFLTLRVTGCRTSTAVMGAGVVIFDNALTTQSRLILLDSPLVFFTALTALTFSCFTNQQELGPSHAFRGPWWFWLVASGLSLGATLSVKWVGLFTMAWVGSLTILQLWVLVGDSKNVTPRLWFKHFFARAFCLIVIPMAFYMAMFAVHFACLVNPGEGDGFMSSEFQATLNEKGMNDVPADVSFGARVSMRHHNTQGGYLHSHPHMYPTGSQQQQVTLYPHKDENNVFIMENQTQPLGEYGEIAGPYAWDNLTTDYITDGSVIKLYHEITHRRIHSHDERPPVTEADWQFEISAYGYEGFPGDANDLFRVEIIKSMSEGEEAKKRLRTIQTKFKLVHVMTGCVLFSHKVKLPDWGWEQQEVTCARSGSLPNSVWYIESNSHPMMPEDAERVNYRDPGFLGKFWELQKVMWTTNAGLVESHAWDSRPPSWPILSRGINFWGRDHRQIYLLGNPLIWWSSTAALAIYAVVKAFSILRWQRSCGDYNHVSFKRFDYEVGTSVLGWMFHYLPFYLMARQLFLHHYLPALYFAIMVLCQEFDFVLNRFQRLGLSSKPAIGKVLVAVFLGLCVAAFALYSPLVYGNPWTQDACNRVKLVGSWDFHCDTFHTDLSQYVTSFDVMNEAVPTTPVAEIPPPEQAAHEAVQEPSEAAVTDHPAPLIPGDKARVEYRDQNGNLLNEELVNSLRAEGKVKFETRYEANTKLEHGHDVPVVDGKIVHPPHPDVEGQNPETRGESDAPESPASVQGNAPSAEGQGAPEAKPASEGNEATQQ, from the exons ATGGgtcaaaaagcaaaagacACTCTGGGTGTGCGCCCTCAGAGTCGGTCGGGCCGTTCGCCCAGTCGCTCGCCCCGGCCCAAGGACcgcaagaagcaggaggccgtcaaggccCAGAGTTATGCCTCGGACGGTGTGAAGGAggtcaacatcttcaacctCTCTGGCTCCGATTATCAGCTGCTTGCACTAGTGACGCTCATTGCTGCGGCTGTTCGTCTGTTCCGAATCTACCAGCCCACCAGCGTGGTCTTCGATGAAGTCCA TTTCGGCGGCTTTGCGTCCAAATACATCAAAGGAAAGTTCTTTATGGATGTTCACCCCCCACTTGCCAAGCTCCTGATTACACTGGCCGGCTGGCTGGCAGGCTTCGACGGAGAGTTTGATTTCAAGGACATTGGCAAGGACTACCTGGAGCCCGGTGTGCCCTATGTCGCCATGCGCATGCTTCCGGCCATCCTGGGTATTCTGACTGTCAGCTTAATGTTCCTCACTTTGAGGGTCACCGGCTGCCGTACCTCAACTGCGGTGATGGGCGCTGGCGTTGTTATCTTCG ATAATGCACTGACCACTCAATCCCGCCTGATCCTTCTGGACTCGCCGCTGGTTTTCTTCACCGCACTCACGGCATTGACATTCAGCTGTTTCACCAACCAACAAGAACTGGGACCCTCTCATGCCTTCCGTGGACCATGGTGGTTCTGGCTGGTCGCGAGTGGTCTCTCCCTTGGAGCTACCCTCAGTGTCAAATGGGTTGGACTTTTCACCATGGCCTGGGTTGGATCTCTCACGATCCTCCAATTGTGGGTGCTGGTAGGCGATTCGAAGAATGTTACACCG CGCCTGTGGTTCAAGCACTTCTTCGCTCGTGCTTTCTGCCTGATTGTCATTCCCATGGCCTTCTACATGGCCATGTTTGCCGTCCACTTCGCTTGCTTGGTCAACCCTGGAGAGGGTGACGGCTTCATGTCGTCGGAATTCCAGGCAACTCTAAACGAAAAGGGAATGAATGATGTCCCGGCGGATGTTTCCTTTGGGGCGAGAGTCAGCATGCGCCATCACAACACGCAGGGTGGTTATCTGCACTCTCACCCCCACATGTACCCAACGGGAAGTCAGCAGCAACAAGTCACCCTCTATCCCCACAAGGACGAAAACAATGTCTTTATCATGGAGAACCAGACGCAACCTCTGGGAGAATATGGCGAGATCGCGGGCCCTTACGCCTGGGACAACCTGACCACGGACTACATTACAGACGGTTCGGTTATCAAGCTCTACCACGAGATCACGCACAGGCGCATCCACTCGCACGATGAGCGCCCTCCTGTGACCGAGGCTGATTGGCAGTTTGAGATCTCCGCCTATGGATATGAGGGTTTCCCGGGTGATGCGAATGACTTGTTCCGGGTCGAAATTATCAAGTCCATgtccgagggcgaggaagctaAGAAACGACTCCGGACCATTCAGACCAAGTTCAAGCTGGTGCACGTCATGACGGGTTGCGTTCTGTTCTCTCACAAGGTCAAGCTTCCGGATTGGGGATGGGAGCAGCAGGAAGTCACTTGCGCTCGCAGTGGTTCTCTGCCCAACAGTGTCTGGTACATTGAGTCCAACAGTCACCCCATGATGCCTGAGGATGCAGAGCGAGTGAACTACCGCGATCCAGGCTTCCTCGGTAAATTCTGGGAGCTGCAGAAGGTGATGTGGACCACGAACGCGGGTTTGGTCGAGTCTCACGCCTGGGACTCCCGCCCCCCGTCCTGGCCGATCCTCTCCCGTGGCATCAACTTCTGGGGCCGGGATCACCGCCAGATCTACCTCCTGGGTAACCCGCTTATCTGGTGGTCGTCCACTGCTGCCCTTGCTATCTATGCTGTCGTCAAAGCCTTTTCTATCCTTCGATGGCAGCGAAGCTGTGGAGACTACAACCACGTCTCCTTCAAGCGCTTCGACTATGAGGTGGGAACTAGCGTTCTGGGTTGGATGTTCCACTACCTCCCCTTCTACCTGATGGCTCGCCAGCTCTTCCTGCACCACTACCTTCCAGCTCTCTACTTCGCCATCATGGTACTCTGCCAAGAGTTTGACTTTGTGCTCAATCGGTTCCAGCGCCTCGGTCTCTCTTCGAAGCCTGCAATCGGCAAGGTGTTGGTGGCAGTGTTTTTGGGTCTGTGCGTTGCCGCGTTCGCGCTCTACTCTCCTCTTGTCTACGGTAACCCCTGGACGCAGGATGCTTGCAACCGAGTGAAGCTTGTGGGCTCTTGGGACTTTCACTGTGATACCTTCCACACCGAC CTGAGCCAGTATGTGACTTCATTCGATGTCATGAACGAGGCTGTTCCGACGACTCCGGTTGCCGAGATCCCTCCTCCGGAACAAGCCGCACATGAAGCTGTCCAGGAGCCGAGCGAAGCTGCCGTCACCGACCACCCTGCGCCGCTGATCCCAGGCGATAAGGCCCGCGTGGAGTACCGCGACCAGAACGGCAACCTCCTCAATGAGGAATTGGTCAATTCGCTTCGTGCCGAGGGCAAGGTCAAGTTCGAGACCCGCTACGAAGCCAACACTAAATTGGAGCACGGCCACGACGTCCCTGTGGTCGATGGCAAGATCGTCCACCCCCCGCATCCTGACGTTGAGGGCCAGAACCCCGAAACTCGCGGGGAATCAGATGCTCCGGAGAGCCCTGCCTCGGTGCAGGGCAATGCGCCGTCGGCGGAGGGGCAAGGTGCTCCGGAGGCCAAGCCCGCCAGTGAGGGGAATGAGGCCACTCAGCAGTAA
- a CDS encoding uncharacterized protein (ID:PFLUO_000716-T1.cds;~source:funannotate) has product MESNGNTPLPEDMNKPPEGMVLPPKDIKAIVEKTAGYVARNGPIFEDRVREKEKNNPKFSFLNSTDAYAPFYQWRLTEIKEGRGSAVAAGRPGEAMPAPEPEKPKGPPEPPAFHFSARIPIINAQDLEVVKLTALFVAKRGKSFMTALSQREARNFQFEFLRPQHSLYGFFTRLVDQYTILLRPEGIDDATSEKKRIAQLEQNVRNKYHVLDGAKQRAEWVKYQEQQKQKKEEEEEQERLEYAQIDWHDFVVVETVLFTEGDDQTDLPPPTSLADLQSASLEQKAAMSLNPLRIEEAMPTDLDAPTYYNTTDPMPAPQPSISPYPAQPQAPYPPPGGMDYSTQYQEDEQRIRERAEARDAAAAAQAAAQAAPGQGQPMRIRSDYVPRAQARRQQGAGATAICPNCHQSIPIAEMEQHMRIELLDPRWKEQRAKAESRSATTNLSTADVVNNLKRLASQRSDVFDSSLAAGGGGDPEEEARRKRMATGGGGAPAADGGAPPAPTVGPAGSPNPQNMNIEEQIRHLHQRYKQDGSS; this is encoded by the exons ATGGAGTCCAACGGAAACACCCCGCTGCCGGAGGACATGAACAAGCCTCCGGAGGGCATGGTGCTGCCTCCGAAGGACATCAAAG CCATCGTCGAGAAGACCGCAGGCTATGTCGCCCGGAACGGACCTATCTTTGAAG ATCGTGTTcgcgaaaaggaaaagaataACCCCAAGTTCTCCTTCCTGAACTCGACCGATGCCTACGCGCCGTTCTACCAGTGGCGCCTGACGGAGATCAAGGAGGGTCGAGGGAGCGCCGTGGCAGCAGGACGACCAGGCGAAGCGATGCCAGCcccggagccggagaagcccaagggACCCCCCGAACCGCCCGCGTTCCATTTCTCGGCGCGCATCCCCATAATCAATGCGCAGGacttggaggtggtgaagcTCACGGCTCTCTTTGTCGCCAAGCGCGGAAAGTCATTCATGACAGCGCTGTCGCAACGGGAGGCCCGAAACTTCCAGTTCGAATTCCTGCGGCCTCAGCACAGTCTCTACGGGTTCTTCACGCGATTGGTCGACCAGTACACCATCCTGTTACGACCAGAGGGCATCGACGACGCAACGAGCGAGAAGAAACGGATTGCGCAGTTGGAGCAGAATGTTCGGAACAAATACCACGTCCTCGACGGGGCCAAGCAGCGCGCCGAATGGGTGAAATAtcaggagcagcagaagcagaagaaggaagaggaggaagagcaggagcGCCTTGAATACGCCCAGATCGACTGGCATGACTTCGTCGTAGTCGAGACGGTCTTGTTCACGGAGGGTGATGACCAGACCGACCTGCCGCCGCCCACCTCGCTCGCGGACCTGCAGTCGGCCTCCCTCGAACAAAAAGCAGCCATGTCTCTCAACCCGCTGCGCATCGAGGAGGCAATGCCCACCGATCTCGACGCACCCACTTACTacaacaccaccgacccAATGCCAGCCCCACAACCTTCCATCTCGCCATACCCAGCCCAACCACAAGCTCCCTACCCGCCTCCCGGCGGCATGGACTACAGCACGCAGTATCAAGAAGACGAGCAACGGATCCGTGAGCGCGCCGAAGCccgcgacgccgccgccgcggcccAAGCCGCGGCCCAAGCAGCACCAGGACAAGGCCAGCCGATGCGCATCCGGTCCGACTACGTGCCGCGCGCACAAGCACGCCGGCAACAAGGCGCGGGGGCAACAGCAATCTGTCCAAACTGCCACCAGTCAATCCCCATCGCAGAGATGGAGCAGCACATGCgcatcgagctgctggaccCGCGCTGGAAAGAGCAGCGCGCCAAAGCCGAGTCCCGCAGCGCAACCACCAACCTGTCCACCGCCGACGTGGTCAACAACCTCAAGCGCCTGGCCAGCCAGCGCAGCGACGTCTTCGACTCCTCGCTTGCtgccggtggcggcggagacccggaggaagaggctcGTCGCAAGCGTATGGCtaccggtggtggtggtgccccTGCGGCAGACGGCGGTGCTCCTCCGGCTCCGACGGTTGGTCCGGCGGGGTCGCCCAATCCGCAGAATATGAATATCGAGGAGCAGATCAGGCACCTGCATCAGCGGTACAAGCAGGATGGGTCGAGTTGA